The following coding sequences lie in one Lolium perenne isolate Kyuss_39 chromosome 2, Kyuss_2.0, whole genome shotgun sequence genomic window:
- the LOC139835149 gene encoding uncharacterized protein: MIFLEDIVMLRRVYGDDAATATMVRNILAPVAGLQHDASDLHRRCVLVEHIRNYEDVLASFAPFGPIQAVATWFVLHVGVVVFEDAAAAAATIALQGPAKLRIGLCKAVPSLDLAVAYHFIPPADIDVSGSAIAPAGTPPELDEKARALAFREMCERKPMIEYLDPTKNVCGQVRLGITDPPGTKDFMPSMDSLVHGPTRGSDGHLWMHGDLTTSSVWGIGLYSVSVRVRQEQVGATKIRVTPLEPIVYVRQPRETWVDQFNSL, translated from the coding sequence ATGATCTTCCTGGAGGACATAGTAATGCTTCGTCGCGTCTACGGCgacgacgccgccaccgccacaatGGTACGCAACATCCTCGCGCCGGTTGCGGGCCTGCAGCACGACGCCTCCGACCTCCACCGCCGTTGCGTCCTCGTCGAACATATCCGGAATTACGAGGACGTACTCGCCTCGTTCGCGCCCTTCGGCCCCATCCAGGCCGTCGCGACCTGGTTTGTCCTGCACGTCGGCGTCGTCGTCTTCGAGGACGCTGCCGCAGCCGCCGCCACGATCGCGCTACAGGGCCCGGCGAAGTTGAGGATCGGCCTGTGTAAGGCGGTCCCGTCTCTAGATCTTGCCGTTGCCTACCACTTCATCCCCCCGGCAGATATCGACGTGTCAGGGAGTGCAATAGCACccgccggcacgccgccggagctggACGAGAAAGCTCGCGCGCTGGCGTTCCGGGAGATGTGTGAGCGGAAGCCGATGATTGAGTACCTTGACccgacgaagaacgtgtgcggccAGGTAAGGTTGGGCATCACAGACCCGCCGGGAACAAAGGATTTCATGCCGTCGATGGACTCGCTGGTCCACGGCCCCACAAGGGGAAGCGACGGTCATCTGTGGATGCATGGCGACCTGACCACGTCATCTGTGTGGGGCATCGGCCTCTATTCGGTGTCGGTCCGAGTTAGGCAAGAACAAGTTGGAGCGACCAAGATACGAGTCACGCCTCTTGAACCCATTGTCTATGTTCGTCAACCCCGAGAAACATGGGTTGATCAGTTTAATTCTTTGTAA